The Microcella flavibacter DNA segment CGAGCACGACGTCGCTGATGCCCGACGTGTGGCTCAGCAGGTTCTGCAGGGTGGCGTGGGCGGCGGGGATGCCCGGCAGCGCCATCCCGAGCGGGGTGTCGGTCGTCAGCAGTCCGCGCTCGACCTGGCGCATCGCCGTCAGGGCGCTCAGCGGCTTCGTCACCGAGTACAGCGAGAAGCGGTCGTCGACGTGCGCGGTGCGACCGCCGTCGGTGCCGAAGGCCTCGAGGGCGAGCACCTCGTCGGCGCTCGCGATGCCGAGGACGGCGACGGGCAGGCGGCCGGCGTCGACGTGGGTGCGCACCCAGTCGAGGGCGTGCGAGAAGGGGGTGGTCGTCATGGGGATGCTCCGCTCAGGCGAGGTGCGGCAGAACCTCGGCCGCGATGAGGTCGAGGTGGTCGAGATCGGTCATGTCCATCGTCTGCAGGTACAGCCGGTCCGCGCCGAGGCCGACGAGGCCCGCCGCCTTCTCGACGACCTGCGCGGGCGTGCCGACGAGGCGGCCGCCGTGGTCCGAGTCGGGGTCGATGCCCGCGGCCGCGCAGCGGCGGCGCACGTCGGCCTCGTCGGCACCGACGACCGTCGGCCAGGCGACCGACATGCGCAGGGTCGCCGGGTCGCGCTCCTCCTCGACGCAGATCGCGCGCACGTTCGCGAACTTCTCCGCGACCGTGGCCGGGTCGACGAAGCCGATGTTGAACTCGGCGGCGTAGCGCGCGGCGAGCTGCGGCGTCCGGCGGGCGCCGCCCCCGCCGACGATGACGGGCAGCGGGCTCTGCACCGGCTTGGGCAGGGCGGGGGAGTCGACGAGCTGGTAGTGCTCGCCCTCGAAGCCGAAGGTCGCCCCGGCGGGGGTGGCCCAGAGGCCCGTCACGATCGCGAGCTGCTCCTCGAGCATCCCGAACCGCTTCTCGGGGAAGGGGATGCCGTAGGCGGCGTGCTCGGCGGCGTACCAGCCGGTGCCGAGGCCGAGCTCGGCGCGGCCGCCCGACATGGCGTCGACCTGCGCGACCTGGATGGCGAGCAGGCCCGGCACGCGGTACGTGGCGGAGGAGACGAGGGTGCCGAGGCGGATGCGCGAGGTCTCGCGGGCGAGCCCGGCGAGGGTCGTCCACGCGTCGGTCGGGCCGGGCATCCCGTCGCCGTCGCCCATGACCATGTAGTGGTCCGAGCGGAACCAGCCGTCGAAGCCGAGCGCCTCGGTGCGCTGCGCGTGGGCGAGCTGGGTGTCGTAGCTCGCGCCCTGCTGCGGCTCGGTGAAGATGCAGATCTGCACGCCAGACCCCTTTCCGGGGACGAGCCTAAACCGGGCGGACCCCTCAGCCGCCGAGCGCCCGGGCGAGCAGCAGCATGATCGGGATGCCCGCCACCAGATTGAACGGGAACGTCACGCCGAGGCTCGCGGCGAGCGGCAGAGCGAGCGGCACCTCGGGCAGCGCGACCCGCACCGCCGCCGGCGCCGCGATGTAGGAGGCGCTCGCGCACAGCACGCCGAGCACCGCGGCCCCGCCGACGCCCATGCCGATGGCCGTGGCGGCGACGACGCCGATCGCCCCCGCGAGCAGGGGGAAGGCGAGGGCGAACACGAGTAGGCCGAGGCCGCCGCGGCGGGCCGCGCGCAGCTGCGCCCCCGCGGCGAGGCCCATGGCGAGCAGGAACAGCACGAGCACGCCGGGGAAGGCGTCGACGACGAGCGGGGCGATGGGCGCCATGCCCTCGGGCCCGAGCACGGTGCCGATGGCGATGCCGCCGACGAGGAGGACGACCGAGGTGCCGGTGAAGACCTCGTGCAGGGTGCGGCGCAGCGGGGCGGGCGCGGGTGCGTCGCGGTGGTCCCCGTCGTGGCGGCCCGCATCGCTCCGGTCCGCGTCGCTCCGACCCGCATCGCTCCGACCCGCGCCGACGAGGACGGGGCTGCGGCGCGCGACGGCCGCCGTCGTGCGGGGGGCCCGGCGGGCGAGCAGGATGCCGACGATGATGCCGGGCACCTCGAGCACGGCGAGCAGCGCGGGTGCGTATCCCGGAACGGCGACGCCCGCGGCGGCGATCACGGCCAGCGCGGCGGTGAAGGTGACGAGCGAGGTCGAGCCGTAGTGGGCGGCGATCGCCCCGCGCTCGGCGCGATCCAGCCGCGTCAGCAGGCGCAGGGCGCCGAAGGCGAGCACCGGGATGACCACCCCGAGCGCGGCCGCGAGCACGAGCGGCCCTGCGATGGTCGCCGGCTCCTCGGCGCGCAGGGCGACGCCGCCCTTGATGCCGATCGCGAGCAGCAGGTAGAGCGAGAGCCCCTTGACCATCGTCTCGGGCACGGCGAGATCGGAGCGCACGGCGACGGCGGCCATGCCGAGGAGGAAGGCCAGTACGGCGGGGGAGAGCAGGGTGGCGGTGAGCAGATCGATCGGCACGGCGGGCTCCTGGGGGAGGGGGCGGGCGTCGGCCTCATCGACGACAGATGAAGCAGTCTTCACCTGTCGGGCGACATTACATGAACTGCACTTCATGTGTAAAGCGGTGCCGGGTGCGGGAGGATGGGGTGTGGCCGCCTGGACCTTCCTCACCCATCACGCGCACCTGCTGCTCGAGGTGGCGAAGAACCCCGACGCCCTCGTGCAGGAGCTCGCCGATGCCGTCGGCATCTCCACCCGCGCCGCCGTGTCGATCCTCAACGACCTCGAGGCCTACGGCTGCGTCGAGCGCGAACGGCGTGGGCGCCGCAACCACTACGTCGTGCACCGCTCGGCCGCGCTGCGGCATCCGACCAATGCGGCCCACACGGTCGGCGAGCTCATCGACGCGTTGACCGACCTTCGCTGAGCCGGCGCGGACCGACCCGCGTCGACGCGCCGGCGCTCCGAGCCGGGCTCAGCGCCCGACCGCCGGCGTGCGACGTCGACGCCGGAATACCGGCTCCGCCTCTGCGAGCTCGTCCTCGGTGGCGATGCGGAAGGGAGGAGCGCCGGGCACTTCGACGGCGTGCGCCGCCTGGCCGCGCGTCGCCCGAAGGCTCGCGACGATCGACACCGTGATGATGACGGCCACGACGGCGAGGGAGACGCTCGTGGGGATCTTGTACACGTCGAGCAGCAGCATCTTGATCCCCACCCAGATGAGCACGAAGGCGAGTCCGAGCTTGAGGTAGATGAAGCGGTGGATGAGGTCGGCGAGCAGGAAGTACATCGCCCGCAGGCCGAGGATGGCGAAGGCGTTCGCGGTGAACACGATGAAGGGCTCGCTCGTCACGCCGAAGATCGCGGGGATGGAGTCGACGGCGAAGATGATGTCGGTCACCTCGACGAGCACGAGCACGGCGAGCAGCGGGGTCGCGACGATGACGCCGGCCTTCCGGATGAGGAACCTCTGCCCGTGGTACGCGTCGGTCATCGGGACGAAGCGCCGGAACGCCCGCAGGATCCTGGAGTTCTCGACATCCATGTGCTGGTTGCGCTGACGGATCATGACGTAGCCCGTGTAGAGCAGGAAGGCCGCGAAGACGTAGAGGATCCAGGAGAACTGGTCGATCAGCACCGCGCCGAGCGCGATGAAGATGGCGCGGAAGACGAGGGCGCCGAGCACTCCGAGGAAGAGCACCCGGTGCTGGTACTCCCGCGGCACGCCGAAGAAGGCGAAGATGATCGCCCAGACGAAGACGTTGTCGACCGCGAGCGACTTCTCGATCAGGTATCCGGCGTAGTACTGCTGACCGAACTCGGCCCCGAACTCCCACCAGATGTACCCGCCGAACGCGACCCCGAGGGTGACCCAGACGATCGACCACGCGGCCGCCTCCCGCACGCTGATCACATGGGCCTTGCGATGGGCGACGAGGTCGAGGGCGAGCATGGCGAGGATGACGCCGAGGACGGCGAACCACAGCCAGAGGGGGATGTCCATGAGGAGCTCCTGAAAAGTCGATGAGGCGATTCAGGAGGTCTTTCCCGGCCGGACTGCGGGATCTCGGCCCGTGGCGCCGGATCCGTACGTACGGATCGGAGTGACGACGCCCCGCGGATCGGGGATACTCCCCTCCGAGAAAGAGTGAAGCACACTTCACCTGTCCTGCGCAAGCGGCCCGGTTCCGGATGGAGACCCGAGCCCGCACGCCACAGATCTTCCCCACTGTCAACCCACTGCCGCGCCCGCGCCGCGCGCGCCAGTGTCGTACGGTGCACCCCTCCCGACTCGCCGCGGCGCCCGCCCCGCCCGGCCCCCTCCTCTCGCTCCTCCTCGCCGACCCGCCGAGCGCCGCCACGACCGGCGGCGACCCGACCAGCGGGGTGGATGCGGCGCTCGCGCTCGCGCAGCGCCTCGGCGCCGCCCGTCCCGCCCCGGGTCGCCCCGGCACGCGCGACCTGTGGGAGGCGCTCGCGACCCTCGCGGCTGACGACCTCGCCCTCGCCCGCGCCGTCGAGCCGCACCTCGACGCGGTCGCGATCCTCGACGACGCCGACCCCGCGGCCGTCATCGTCGGCGCCTGGGGCGTCTTCGCGGCCGAGGGCGGCGACGATCCGCTGACCGCCGAGCACGTCGATGGCGGCTGGGTGCTCACCGGAACGAAGCCGTGGTGCTCGCTCGCTGACCGGCTCGACGGGGCGCTCGTGACGGCGCGGGTCGCGCCGGCGACTGCGTCGGGGACCGCGCCGGCGGCCGACGCGCCCGCTGCCGCCGGCGACCGCCGCCTCTTCGCCGTCGCGCTCGGCGCGGCCCGCGCGGCCGGCACCGCGCACGCCGCGCCCGGCGGCTGGGTCGCGCGCGGGCTCGTGGAGATCCCGAGCGGGCCTGTGCGATTCGCCGGCACTCCCGCCACCGCGGTCGGCGACCCCGACTGGTACACCGCGCGCCCCGGCTTCGCCTGGGGCGGCATCGGCGTCGCCGCCTGCTGGTACGGCGGAGCCCTCGGCGTCGCCCGCACCCTGCGCGCCGCCGTGCGCGAGCGGCACGAGCCGCACGCCGAGGCGCACCTGGGCGCCGTCGACGAGGCGCTGCAGTCGGCCCGCCGGGCGCTCGACGAGGCCGCGGCGCTCGCCGAGCCGCCGCGCGACGGCGAGGCCGCCCGCCCCCTCGACCGCGACCAGGTGCGCCTGCTCGCGAAGCGCGTGCGCGCCACCGTCGCCCGCGCCGTCGACGAGGTGCTGCACCGCGCCGGCCGCGCCCTCGGCCCCGCGCCGCTCGCCCTCGACGCGGCGCACGCCAAGCGGGTCGCCGACCTGCAGATCTACGTGCGCCAGCACCACGCGGAGCGCGACCTCGCGTCGCTCGGCCGCTCGATCGCGGACGGCGGCGGATCATGGTGAGCTTCGACCACCGCGAGCCGGGCACGAGCGAGCAGCGCTGGGCGGCCGACGGCCGCCTCGCCACCCGCCCGCTCCTGTCGCTCGACGAGATCGACGCGCTGATCGTCTTCGCGGCGCACCCCGACGACGAGACGCTCGGCGCCGGCGGACTCATCGCGGCCTGCGCCGCGCGGGGCC contains these protein-coding regions:
- a CDS encoding sodium-dependent bicarbonate transport family permease; amino-acid sequence: MPIDLLTATLLSPAVLAFLLGMAAVAVRSDLAVPETMVKGLSLYLLLAIGIKGGVALRAEEPATIAGPLVLAAALGVVIPVLAFGALRLLTRLDRAERGAIAAHYGSTSLVTFTAALAVIAAAGVAVPGYAPALLAVLEVPGIIVGILLARRAPRTTAAVARRSPVLVGAGRSDAGRSDADRSDAGRHDGDHRDAPAPAPLRRTLHEVFTGTSVVLLVGGIAIGTVLGPEGMAPIAPLVVDAFPGVLVLFLLAMGLAAGAQLRAARRGGLGLLVFALAFPLLAGAIGVVAATAIGMGVGGAAVLGVLCASASYIAAPAAVRVALPEVPLALPLAASLGVTFPFNLVAGIPIMLLLARALGG
- a CDS encoding TerC family protein, whose amino-acid sequence is MDIPLWLWFAVLGVILAMLALDLVAHRKAHVISVREAAAWSIVWVTLGVAFGGYIWWEFGAEFGQQYYAGYLIEKSLAVDNVFVWAIIFAFFGVPREYQHRVLFLGVLGALVFRAIFIALGAVLIDQFSWILYVFAAFLLYTGYVMIRQRNQHMDVENSRILRAFRRFVPMTDAYHGQRFLIRKAGVIVATPLLAVLVLVEVTDIIFAVDSIPAIFGVTSEPFIVFTANAFAILGLRAMYFLLADLIHRFIYLKLGLAFVLIWVGIKMLLLDVYKIPTSVSLAVVAVIITVSIVASLRATRGQAAHAVEVPGAPPFRIATEDELAEAEPVFRRRRRTPAVGR
- a CDS encoding helix-turn-helix transcriptional regulator, which codes for MAAWTFLTHHAHLLLEVAKNPDALVQELADAVGISTRAAVSILNDLEAYGCVERERRGRRNHYVVHRSAALRHPTNAAHTVGELIDALTDLR
- a CDS encoding acyl-CoA dehydrogenase, which codes for MHPSRLAAAPAPPGPLLSLLLADPPSAATTGGDPTSGVDAALALAQRLGAARPAPGRPGTRDLWEALATLAADDLALARAVEPHLDAVAILDDADPAAVIVGAWGVFAAEGGDDPLTAEHVDGGWVLTGTKPWCSLADRLDGALVTARVAPATASGTAPAADAPAAAGDRRLFAVALGAARAAGTAHAAPGGWVARGLVEIPSGPVRFAGTPATAVGDPDWYTARPGFAWGGIGVAACWYGGALGVARTLRAAVRERHEPHAEAHLGAVDEALQSARRALDEAAALAEPPRDGEAARPLDRDQVRLLAKRVRATVARAVDEVLHRAGRALGPAPLALDAAHAKRVADLQIYVRQHHAERDLASLGRSIADGGGSW
- a CDS encoding LLM class F420-dependent oxidoreductase, which produces MQICIFTEPQQGASYDTQLAHAQRTEALGFDGWFRSDHYMVMGDGDGMPGPTDAWTTLAGLARETSRIRLGTLVSSATYRVPGLLAIQVAQVDAMSGGRAELGLGTGWYAAEHAAYGIPFPEKRFGMLEEQLAIVTGLWATPAGATFGFEGEHYQLVDSPALPKPVQSPLPVIVGGGGARRTPQLAARYAAEFNIGFVDPATVAEKFANVRAICVEEERDPATLRMSVAWPTVVGADEADVRRRCAAAGIDPDSDHGGRLVGTPAQVVEKAAGLVGLGADRLYLQTMDMTDLDHLDLIAAEVLPHLA